ACTGAATGTTGTGTCTGCCAGAAgatgaaaacaaagcagaaagttcCTCAGACCAGGGACTGCTTCACAAGGGGACAGCCCAATTGTATTTCTAGTAACTCTGCACACACTGTTTATTTCTCAGCTCTGTGCATTGTCCAGCCACCTAAACCATggccaactaaaaaaaaaaaaaaaaatgaactaacaGGTCTCAGGAACAATCCTGAAGTTTTTtgcatctcaaagaaaggaatgtTTTGGGGGCACATATGAGCTTCCATTACAAGATGGATTATCTACTCTTACATCAAACACCACGACAAAGTTGGATAATGACCTTTGAGTCTTTGAAgccattccccaccccacccccacccctgcacctgcagagacaaaaaaaaaatatcatgagCGATAAAAGCTGGTGCCAAGTGCACAACGGGTAATAGCTGATGCAGAACTTGGAGTCGTTTTCCCTGGAGGGAACAGTTGAGGACCGGATAGAATCAACCATCTGAGACTCCTCAGGTGCTTAGCTTTTATGTGAGGGCTCTGGAGTTCAATAATTCATGCTAATGCAGCCAGCATCAAGGCAATTGCATTCACACTTCATTCGGATTTTGATTACTAAACAGTCCCGGTGACTTTTCCTGATGAGAAAACACTCTGGTTCCTCCAGCTGGAATGGAAGGAGTGTGGCGGCAGCACCAGGGCTTTGGGGTCAGGTGAGCCAGTGTTTCTTGGGCCTTGTCTGGTGACATTTACCATATCAGAATTTCCCAGTCCATAAAATAGGGTGATGCCACTTACTTCGCAGGGTTGTGAGACCACATGACTGAGATGAGCAGGTGAAAAATTCAATAGTACAATAACGTAAGGGAAACTTCAGTGGCCTGAGAGaaccctgagaaatctccatttccttctcttcagggtcatcctctttctctcctcctctctctccctcgctatcccctcctgcctccctccacccTAGCTGCACatggaagaaaatgttttctgtcacTATAATGGGAGTATCAAGAATAAACAGGGAACATCTTATCCAGAAGGAAGCACTGAGACGGAAAGCCTTGTGCTGAATGTAGATTCTGTAGTTCACGTCCACAATACTGCCTCCTGTTGAAGAGGAATGGAGCAAAGAAATAACGAAGATGAAGATGGACAATTAGTATCAACATGGAGTTTCAAAGTTTAGGCGGCTTCAAAGGAATTGAAGCACTCTTATACAACTTTACTTTAATGCACTCACTCGGTACTCATTAAAATACGTATGCCACTTGCACTAGAAATATCTTCccggaaggaaaagaagaaagtaggTTAGTAATTTACAAGCTTATATCAAATCTCTGTTGCCCCCATTTGATTTAGAAAAAGATGTAGCTCAAATGAGTAGCGTCCAACCTAGATGGTAGAAAagcttcattaaaattaaaacgcAACTACAAAAAAGAAATCCTACTCCAAGGAAGACTGAGCAAATAAGTCATGGCTGGGGTCTGAGATGTGTGCTTTCAGCATCCTGCAGGATTCTGGCACAGGTAAACcacagattttattttgagaagcaTGAGCATTAAGTGTTAACTTAAGAGAGTCCTGTGTTCAAAACCTGATCTACTAGACCTCACTCTGGATTTGGGCAACTTTTAACTTTTCTGATTTCAAGTTTTCTAagttttgaaatttgaatttatatatCCTTCAAAGGTTGCtgtaagaattaaataaaatacattatggAGCAATGGTCTCTGgtacatatgaaaaataatactattatatatacattaccATGATTGTGTGAAGGACTTggatttttttatcatttcattcttttcttttataaatatagaagaaaaatgcATTGAGATAAAAGTTTATGAGGCTTTCAAACAGAAGTCTGAAAGGGAGTAGTGCGGGGCAGTAGCTTAGAAGTTGCCTTCATCCTCACTGTTCAAGATGGCAGTCAGAGCTGCTGCTGTATTCCACACACACAGCTACCAGGAAGACTGAACAGTATGGCCAGCCAGTATTCCATGTAGTCATGTGCCCAGAAAACAGTGGCTTGTGGTACGATGCCGATTATGTGATGACTGGAGTGAAGGAATTTGGGAGGTCAGGTATTGATCGCTGGTGTCTTCAACCAGGAATACCTCACAGATTTAGGCTTTTCCTGGGGATCCTCTGCTCACATTTCTCTGCATGCTGGTTTTCCAAAAGTCATCTTCTTCAAGGCAGGTCATAATTGCTATTACCTGTCCTACTCAGTTTGGCTCATTCTTTCCCCAGATTCCTCCCACAGCTCCACGCCTCACTTGTAAGCTCCACCCCACTCTCCCCCGCTCCCAGTTTTGTCTAATTCTAAAGGCAACacaatcattttgttttaaaagttaaaaacctaACCTAAATACTCAGGAAACATTTCAATATCAATAACGTTGGCTTTGGCAATAATCTTAGTGTTCTGAGGCACAGACATCTAGTATTTCCCTAAGCAGATAAATTGATATGCGGTGGAAACCTAGTCTGCACAACTCTCCTTGACTTCTATTACActgaacagcattttgaaagagaTACTTCATGCTGAAGGTTATGGATCAACATTATTAACTATATTGACAACAGAGTTCTCACCGTGTGAATGTGTTCTTATGCCTTATTCAACCACTTCCACGTCTTGCTCAATAACCCTCCAATTTCTTTCCCGCACAGTGAGCTGCGTCCTTGTAATTCTCTAAGCCCGGGCTCCCCTTACAATATTTGTAGCTCCATTACCCCATCACCAAAGGGATGCAAGGTCTCTTCTCTACATTCTACTTGGAATTCCGTTTTCAAATGAGCATTGTAAATCCAGAAAATCCCAGAAGACCTGAATTAAAGCCATCCTACTCCCCTTAGAAGAGCAAAATATCCAAATGCATGGGAACTATTTCATCCCACTGCCTAGAAAGGCACACACAAATATCTCGGGTGAGAGAGGCTTTTGTTGGAACCTGAGCTGTGAGAACTTTCAGGGTACCAAGTCAACCTCCAATACGACCACACTGAGGTCATTCCCGTGTGGAGAAACCAGTCCCAattaggggggaaaaaaaagaacatttgacTGAATTAATTATTTAGACAGACGACTGATTTGACAAATGATGATTCGctgctgatttatttttttcaaaagctatGATTGATTCCTGACTAATTGTTTTCTCATCTCCGTTGAGTTTCCTAATGATCCAAACGTTCATGAGATCTGCAGCTTCTGAAGAAGGCTGGAGACAAATTATGCCTCAGCCCATGCACGAACCACTTCCTATTTGCAGGTGGTTTCCACTTCCATTTTCTTCCCATCAGTGCTGAGGAGGATGCAGAACTGGTGTCATTAGTTCCCCATTATACCTGAGGCTAATAAAGGAAGCCATTCACTAAGCACATATTATATTCCAGGCAAGATGTTAAATGCATTATGGATATCCTTTATTGCTCACGAAAGCCCTAATGAAGTAGACATTCTACCGACACCCTGTTTTCTACGTGAACATAGtccaaaaaatattaaacaaccCTAATCACATAAGTAAAAAGAGGTACAACCAGACAAAATCAGTATGGACCCAGAGAGAATCACTAACTCACTGTCTGActggttttatatcaacttgatataaactaaagtcatctgagaggagggaacctcaattgagaaaatgcctccataagatcagggtGTTAGACAAGCctgaaggacattttctttttttaatattttttatggtttatttaacattattttatgtgcattggtgtgaaggtgtcagatcccctgccatgtgggtgctgggaattgaacccgggtcctctggaagagtagtcagtgctcttaaccactgagccatctctccagtcccctgaagGACATTTTCTTACTTTGAGATTGCTGCCATGCCTATCCCATCATGGTGAatcccttgaactgtgagccagacaAACTCTTTCCTCTTAAATTGTTTCTGCTCCAGTACCTCCTCACAGGCCAGGGAAAAGACAACAAGACAGCTACTTAGGCTAAATGAGCTAGGTGGTTTACACACAACCATCACTAGTCGTTGCTATGAGacctcccatccctccatccctcctaaGCTCACTCCTTATTTTCTGGTCTTTACCACTTGCAGGTGCCTCGAGCCAAGGCCTTGTGTAACTACAGAGGAAAGAATCCAGGTGACCTGAAGTTTAATAAAGGAGATGTCATCCTCCTCCGGAGACAGCTTGATGAGAACTGGTACCAGGGGGAGATCAATGGCATCAGTGGGATCTTCCCAGCCAGCTCCGTGGAGGTCATCAAGCAGTTGCCCCAGCCGCCACCACTCTGCAGGGCCCTCTACAACTTTGAACTTCGAGACAAGGATAAGAGTGAGAACCAGGACTGCCTGACCTTCCTCAAGGTAATCACAGACCACACAGAGACTATGGAGAAGCCACAGTCCACTGTTTAACActgatgatttttttattgatttctattgagctctacatttttctctgctctcctccctgcctctcccctcccctttgactctctcccaaggtccctatgctcccaatttactcaggagaccttgtctttttctacttcccatgtagattagatccatgtatgtctctcttaaggtcctcattgctgtctaagttctctgggattgtgttttgagggctggttttctttgctttatgtttaaaaaccacttatgagtcagtaatatgataattgtctttctgtgtctgggttaactcactcaaaatgatgatttctagctccatccatttacctgcaaaattcaagatgtcgtaatttttttctgttatgtagtactccattgtgtaaatgtaccacattttccttatccattcttcaattaaggggcatttaggtttttccaggttctgactatgataaACAATGCAGCTATGAACAAAGcggatgagcacatgtccttgtggcatgattgagcatcctttgggtatatacccaaaagtggtattgctgggccttgaggaaggttatttcctaattttctgagaaattgccacactgacatccataGGGGCCATACCATCTTGCATTcataccagcaatgcaggagtgttccctttaccccacatcctctccagcataagttgtcatcagtgtttttgatcttggccattcttacaggtgtaagatggaatctcagagttgttttgatttgcatttctctgatgactaaggatgttgaacattgccattttagattcctctgttgaagttctctgtttagatctgtatttcattttttattggattatttgttcttttgataaccaatttcttgagttctttgtatattttggagatcagacctctgtctgatgtggggttagtgaagatcttttcccattctgtaggttgtcattttgttttgttgaccatgtcctttgctttatagaagcttttcattttcaggaggtcccatttattaattgtttctcacagtgtctgtgctgctggggttatatttaggaagtggtctcctgtgccaatgtgttcaagtatacttcccactttctcttctataaggttcagtgtgactggctttatgttgaggtctttgatccatttggacttgagttttgtacatggtgatagatacgggtctattttcattcttcttcatgttgatatccagttatgccagctccatttgttaaatatgctttcttttttccatgtgatattttttggcatctttgtcaaaagaTGTTcaaaggagtgtggattaatatccagatcttctattcggttccatcttgtctgttcttatgccaataccaggctggtttcagtactgtagctctgtctgCTGATTTTTTAAGAGTATACACAttacacatgagtgcacatgtgtatctgtgcgtgcacacacatgcacatatgtaagtGAAGTGTGTATACAATTTCAACTACATGGACTGTGTATTGGTCAATGGTCTCCTGCTGTGAAGTCACATATGGCCATGATAACACTTGCAAAATAAAGTATTAGCTGGAGCTTCAATGGAGTTTTCAGTAGTTGTCGTACCATAGGTGTCCAAATCCCCTCATAGAAACCTAAGTTGGGGTTACCTTATTAGTTGCTGCTATGACGGGTTAACTTGTAAGCCCATGAAGTGGTACTGTTATAATTCCTCAATCAAAGCCCATTAGCCTGTTCATTtgatgatttcttttaaatatattttaatctattttcatGTTATGTATGTGAGTTCTGCCCACATGTGTGTATTATACCATGTGTATACCTGGCAcctgtggaaacagaaaagagcattggatctctggaactggagttaaacatGGTTGcaagtcactgtgtgggtgctgggaatcgaacctgggtcctctgcaagagcaagtgctcttaactactgagtcatcagtccagccccctcccccaactgaCAGTTAGGTCACTGGCAAGAAAGAGATGGGACAATGGCCTTCCTTCCCCTTTACTGGGAGTCTAGTGGAAAACACATACACGTCAGTGGGGAAGGGGTGACGAAGACACCAGAGCAGAGGGGTTCATCCATTCTGTCACTGTGGAACACTGAGGCTTCTCTAGAAAAATCTAGGGTCATCCTAAACCCCATGTCCAAATTCAACCAGAGATCTTTCCTTTGCCAAATACTGTGGCCTGACTGTAATCTCAACATTTGAGAGACTAAGGCAGATGAATGAGAAGATCAATGAAGTCAGTCTGGGCGACATAGCAAGTCTCTCTCAAAAGCACAAAGAAGAGGGTGTGGTGGCTAAGGAGATGATACAGTACACataggcacttgctgccaaacctgatgacctgagttcagtataTGACCACAGGGTTCAAGGACAGacccaactcccacaagctgccctctgactagCACGCACATACCATGGta
The DNA window shown above is from Arvicola amphibius unplaced genomic scaffold, mArvAmp1.2, whole genome shotgun sequence and carries:
- the LOC119805722 gene encoding E3 ubiquitin-protein ligase SH3RF2-like, with the protein product MEGVWRQHQGFGVRWQSELLLYSTHTATRKTEQYGQPVFHVVMCPENSGLWYDADYVMTGVKEFGRSGGFHFHFLPISAEEDAELVPRAKALCNYRGKNPGDLKFNKGDVILLRRQLDENWYQGEINGISGIFPASSVEVIKQLPQPPPLCRALYNFELRDKDKSENQDCLTFLKDDIITVISRVDENWAEGKLGDKVGIFPILFVEPNLTARHLLEKNKGHQLSRTKNLSLMSSPSRGKATNTPTLRKSPGSRRKGSGQFSITTALNTLNRMVHSPEGHQMVEISTPVLISSSSSSAFTQPGDKADFPANSAGQTTSCDQAFMLYVAKGIKSKLLPRHPLNGLP